A window of the Yersinia rochesterensis genome harbors these coding sequences:
- a CDS encoding NAD(P)H-binding protein, whose amino-acid sequence MAKVLLLGASGLVGGELLRLLRLDARVTSIIAPTRKPLAAMNKLINPQGENIGELLKTLNEPVDLVFCCLGTTRKQAGSQAAFRQVDYRLVLAAGETGLRLGARHFLLVSAIGANPNSWLFYNRTKGEAERDLQAQGWPQLTFARPSMLAGQRTAPRLMESLSAPLFALLPDKWRLIKAKDVAQALLDQAFAPPKEGVTVLSSAQMQHPLRT is encoded by the coding sequence ATGGCGAAGGTACTATTACTGGGGGCAAGTGGTTTGGTAGGGGGCGAATTACTGCGCTTGCTACGTTTGGATGCCCGCGTGACATCTATTATTGCGCCAACTCGTAAACCATTGGCTGCTATGAATAAACTGATTAATCCGCAAGGCGAGAATATCGGCGAGTTGCTAAAAACACTCAATGAGCCAGTGGATTTAGTTTTTTGCTGTCTGGGCACCACCCGTAAGCAAGCGGGCAGTCAGGCGGCGTTTCGGCAGGTGGATTATCGGCTGGTGCTGGCAGCGGGTGAAACCGGTTTGCGGCTTGGTGCGCGGCATTTCCTGCTAGTGAGCGCGATAGGGGCGAATCCAAATTCATGGCTGTTTTATAACCGCACCAAAGGTGAGGCTGAGCGGGATTTGCAAGCTCAGGGCTGGCCACAACTTACTTTCGCCCGGCCGTCCATGCTGGCGGGTCAGCGCACGGCACCACGATTAATGGAAAGTCTCAGCGCCCCGCTATTTGCCTTATTACCTGATAAATGGCGCTTAATTAAAGCCAAAGATGTGGCGCAAGCACTGCTGGATCAAGCTTTTGCTCCGCCGAAAGAGGGCGTGACAGTATTATCATCAGCCCAAATGCAACATCCCCTTCGTACTTGA
- a CDS encoding carbohydrate ABC transporter permease, with protein sequence MITLTPRLKRNLVPWLFLAPALVIFTWFKFIPMLQGLVMSFYKVNFNQPNEWVGFDNFSRAMGDEALHSAVFNTLLYVVVTMVVAAFIAFFLAMLLEGPARHLRFIRTAIFLPAVTSAAIVAEMWRILFNPTSNGVVNHILSWFSIEAQGFLADTDQALWTVMLLHIWKAVPYNMVIFIAGLVGISRDLYDASNVDGANWWNRLRYVTLPGMIPALSVVLMLSFIRGFRVFAEVYATTGGGPSNATEMIMTHIYKLGFEQFDYGYASAVSFLLFAFTVVLTICHLTLKKRIARY encoded by the coding sequence ATGATAACGCTAACCCCCCGACTAAAACGTAATCTGGTTCCGTGGCTGTTCTTGGCCCCGGCACTGGTCATCTTCACCTGGTTTAAATTCATCCCGATGCTACAAGGGTTGGTGATGAGTTTTTACAAGGTTAACTTTAACCAGCCAAATGAGTGGGTCGGGTTTGACAACTTTTCCCGCGCGATGGGTGATGAAGCACTGCATTCTGCGGTTTTCAACACCCTGTTATATGTGGTGGTCACCATGGTGGTGGCCGCTTTTATCGCTTTCTTCTTAGCGATGCTATTGGAAGGGCCAGCGCGGCATTTGCGTTTTATCCGTACCGCAATCTTCTTGCCAGCGGTGACCAGTGCAGCGATCGTCGCCGAAATGTGGCGAATTCTGTTTAACCCGACCAGCAACGGTGTCGTCAACCACATTTTGTCGTGGTTTAGCATTGAAGCGCAGGGTTTTCTGGCCGATACCGACCAAGCGCTGTGGACCGTGATGCTGCTGCATATCTGGAAAGCCGTGCCTTACAACATGGTTATCTTTATTGCGGGTCTGGTGGGGATTAGCCGTGATTTGTACGACGCCTCGAATGTGGACGGCGCTAACTGGTGGAACCGTCTGCGTTACGTCACTTTGCCGGGCATGATCCCCGCGCTTTCTGTGGTGCTGATGCTGTCATTTATCCGTGGTTTCCGGGTGTTTGCTGAAGTCTATGCCACCACAGGCGGCGGCCCGTCTAATGCGACAGAAATGATAATGACTCATATCTACAAGCTGGGCTTTGAACAGTTTGATTATGGTTATGCGTCAGCGGTGTCCTTCCTGTTATTCGCTTTCACTGTGGTGCTGACTATTTGTCATCTCACCTTGAAAAAGCGTATAGCCCGTTACTAA
- a CDS encoding ABC transporter substrate-binding protein, translating into MKTKMIMSKVKIKSLLVLTYLAMGVPSLHAAETLQVWIRASNDSKNIYKAEAETFEKKTGIKIEYFNATTDFEQRLARAAAGNALPDLIFNDAAAIGQFVQLGIVEPIEPKNIIGGSDILDTAWESAQYIDGKYYGVPTSAQTFALFIRKDWREKLGLELPKSWEDISTLAKAFTFNDPDGNGKNDTYGFILPASTTRGYTSWFISSYLWQAGGDFIRPAGEGKFKGSLEEPAAVETLSFIRGMVCDKTAQPGAINATTADAIPSFRSGQSGMFVTGPYHIALFDKDPGKDAFEVIPPPKGPKGQATLAEGTTVFMMKSSEKKEAAQKFIEFMISPEGQQIGMGMGSNNMPVVRLSINKLVDTKAVYNDPRWAMFADLYAEHGRYIPQVPNWTPIRQVTAEGFNRILANCEGDIPAELKAVNQKVNDELAKQNVLGQ; encoded by the coding sequence ATGAAGACAAAAATGATAATGTCAAAAGTAAAAATAAAATCTTTGCTGGTGTTAACTTATTTAGCCATGGGGGTTCCTTCTCTCCACGCAGCAGAGACATTACAGGTGTGGATACGCGCCAGTAATGATTCAAAAAATATTTATAAAGCAGAAGCTGAAACTTTTGAGAAGAAAACCGGCATCAAAATTGAATATTTCAATGCCACCACCGATTTTGAACAGCGCCTGGCAAGGGCTGCGGCAGGTAATGCTTTGCCGGACTTGATTTTCAACGATGCGGCGGCTATCGGGCAGTTTGTTCAGCTCGGTATTGTTGAGCCGATTGAACCGAAAAATATTATTGGCGGGTCAGATATCTTAGATACCGCTTGGGAGAGTGCCCAATATATTGATGGTAAATATTATGGCGTACCCACTTCAGCACAAACTTTTGCTTTGTTTATCCGTAAAGATTGGCGCGAAAAACTGGGGTTAGAGTTACCGAAAAGCTGGGAAGATATCAGCACTCTGGCCAAAGCCTTTACCTTTAATGACCCCGATGGTAATGGCAAAAATGATACTTACGGCTTTATTTTGCCTGCCTCCACCACCCGTGGTTACACCAGCTGGTTTATCAGCTCCTATCTGTGGCAAGCCGGTGGTGACTTCATTCGCCCGGCCGGTGAGGGCAAATTTAAAGGCTCACTAGAAGAACCCGCAGCAGTTGAAACACTGAGCTTCATTCGCGGCATGGTGTGTGACAAAACGGCACAGCCGGGCGCGATTAATGCCACCACCGCCGATGCCATCCCTTCTTTCCGCTCCGGTCAAAGCGGCATGTTCGTCACCGGCCCATACCATATTGCTCTATTTGATAAAGATCCTGGTAAAGATGCTTTTGAAGTGATCCCGCCGCCAAAAGGGCCAAAAGGGCAGGCAACACTGGCCGAAGGTACCACGGTATTTATGATGAAAAGTAGCGAGAAAAAAGAAGCTGCTCAGAAATTCATAGAATTCATGATTTCACCTGAAGGCCAACAAATCGGCATGGGCATGGGCAGCAACAATATGCCGGTGGTGCGCTTATCCATTAATAAACTGGTTGATACCAAAGCAGTTTATAACGACCCACGCTGGGCAATGTTTGCAGATTTGTACGCCGAACATGGCCGCTATATTCCGCAAGTACCTAACTGGACGCCAATTCGTCAGGTCACTGCTGAAGGTTTCAACCGCATCTTAGCCAACTGTGAAGGTGATATTCCTGCTGAATTAAAAGCAGTGAATCAGAAAGTGAATGATGAGTTGGCTAAACAGAATGTCTTAGGGCAGTGA
- the phnP gene encoding phosphonate metabolism protein PhnP — MELTLLGTGCAQQVPVFGCECVICAKARVQPALRRKSCSAMLRYQGETTLIDAGLPTLDQQFAAGEIQRFLLTHYHMDHVQGLFPLRWGCANAIPVYGPADPDGCDDLYKHPGILAFQPPLRAFHPIKFGNLRVTPVPLNHSKITFGYLLQSTNKIIAYLTDTIGLPADSALFLTSKNIDLLVQDCSHPPQELSQNNPPPRNHNDVTMALAISELLQPKATLLTHISHQLDVWALDNTLPAGITIAQDNQIISL; from the coding sequence ATGGAACTGACATTGTTAGGAACCGGATGCGCCCAACAGGTGCCGGTGTTTGGCTGTGAGTGTGTGATTTGCGCCAAAGCCAGAGTGCAGCCCGCGCTACGCCGTAAATCTTGCAGTGCAATGTTGCGTTATCAGGGGGAAACGACCTTGATTGATGCGGGGTTGCCGACACTGGATCAGCAGTTTGCTGCGGGGGAAATTCAGCGTTTTTTGCTTACACATTACCACATGGATCACGTTCAGGGGTTATTTCCGTTACGTTGGGGGTGCGCAAATGCGATCCCGGTCTATGGCCCTGCGGATCCTGACGGCTGTGACGATCTGTATAAGCACCCAGGAATACTGGCTTTTCAGCCGCCATTAAGGGCATTTCACCCGATTAAATTTGGCAATTTACGGGTCACGCCAGTGCCCTTAAATCACTCAAAAATCACCTTCGGCTATTTACTGCAAAGCACCAACAAAATTATCGCCTATTTGACAGATACCATTGGGTTACCGGCTGATAGCGCGCTATTTTTAACCAGTAAAAACATTGATTTACTGGTGCAAGATTGCAGCCATCCGCCACAGGAGCTTTCACAAAATAATCCACCGCCACGTAATCATAATGACGTGACAATGGCGCTCGCCATCAGTGAGTTATTGCAGCCCAAAGCCACTTTACTGACCCACATTAGTCACCAGTTGGATGTCTGGGCGCTCGACAACACACTGCCCGCCGGCATCACTATTGCTCAAGATAATCAGATAATTAGCTTATAA
- a CDS encoding heparinase II/III domain-containing protein gives MKQFTDRQMAKIRQRAVLHQENTVQYQGNTVQQPDIIATLIAGNQVILDSKTQVPTTGIATWNHYYYCPDHGVMLEWDRHSPTQHRCPIDSHLFSGEPYDGAWWRALNGLNAKACNQLGLLWQLTGEIRYFEKVRDILINYARYYPDYEVHGGIPYNGPGKANAQTLCEANCLLDFALGYDFIADTLSQEQRDCIAGRLLREGADFLMQHRTRQLHNHEVKISSAIAVIGLILEDEHYIEFAVNAEYGLRYQLEHGLFNEGLWFEGSVHYHFYALQGFWSFEKLAAGSRYSLLALPYYRDMLSFPLKLLMPDGTFPRINDCTAGQEQLNHAHLYEFAFKTYGNDEYAAALQHIYRHEPRLNLDALLYGVEELPPQMIDVIPTDTLHAPDCGLTILRQPQSGRALLVKHSPYGGEHDHYDRLNLILFEQGHEILPDLGTTGYGAQLHYGYYKNSATHNTLSINQANQPPAVPVIHNWHQSAKFSWLDTEVDWRKKAPELDSHTRVQWDCEAYRDVKFRRRILWLDDAIIDLSSIINPHQQEWSWTLHIDGMAMESVGESTTFSNSGPMQYLHQVTAQPLNGVIQCHYQTAAAHPLSLWLAADATLFQGLAPANPSVRDISYLVLRHHQPESLVTCVFDMNNHDPLLDVQVDNNGEILSIKLTRQQQVIQVKIPFTDSNLPLFS, from the coding sequence ATGAAGCAGTTTACGGATCGGCAGATGGCAAAAATCCGCCAGCGCGCTGTGCTACATCAGGAAAATACAGTGCAATATCAAGGAAATACAGTGCAGCAGCCGGATATTATTGCCACGCTGATTGCGGGTAATCAGGTGATTTTGGACTCAAAAACACAAGTCCCGACCACCGGTATCGCCACCTGGAACCATTACTATTATTGCCCTGATCACGGTGTGATGTTGGAGTGGGATCGCCATTCACCGACTCAACACCGGTGCCCGATAGACTCGCATCTGTTTAGCGGAGAACCCTATGACGGCGCCTGGTGGCGGGCGCTTAATGGCCTCAATGCCAAAGCTTGTAATCAGCTCGGTTTACTGTGGCAACTCACTGGAGAAATACGTTACTTCGAAAAGGTGCGGGATATTCTGATCAATTACGCCCGCTACTATCCTGACTATGAAGTTCACGGGGGGATACCGTACAACGGGCCGGGCAAAGCCAATGCGCAGACATTGTGTGAGGCCAATTGCCTGCTTGATTTTGCATTGGGTTATGACTTTATTGCCGATACGCTCAGTCAGGAACAACGCGACTGTATCGCCGGGCGTTTATTGCGGGAGGGTGCGGATTTCTTAATGCAACACCGCACCCGCCAGTTGCATAACCATGAAGTGAAGATCAGCAGCGCTATCGCGGTGATCGGCTTGATCCTCGAAGATGAACACTATATTGAGTTTGCGGTGAATGCCGAGTATGGCCTGCGTTATCAGCTAGAACATGGGTTGTTCAATGAGGGATTATGGTTTGAAGGCTCGGTGCATTATCACTTTTATGCGCTGCAAGGCTTCTGGTCATTTGAAAAACTGGCCGCCGGTAGCCGCTACAGTCTGCTGGCGTTACCTTATTACCGCGATATGCTCAGCTTCCCTTTAAAACTGCTGATGCCCGATGGCACATTCCCGCGCATCAATGATTGTACTGCGGGTCAAGAGCAACTCAATCATGCCCATTTGTATGAGTTTGCTTTTAAAACTTATGGTAATGATGAATATGCTGCCGCCCTACAGCATATTTATCGCCATGAGCCGCGCCTAAATTTGGATGCTCTGCTGTATGGCGTTGAAGAATTACCACCACAAATGATTGATGTCATTCCAACAGATACACTGCATGCACCGGATTGCGGGCTGACCATCTTGCGCCAACCGCAGTCTGGTCGTGCTTTGTTGGTAAAACACAGCCCTTACGGAGGTGAACACGATCATTATGATCGGCTAAATTTAATTCTGTTTGAGCAAGGGCACGAAATTCTGCCGGATTTAGGCACCACTGGTTATGGCGCGCAGCTACATTATGGTTACTACAAAAATAGCGCCACTCACAATACGCTTAGTATTAACCAGGCAAATCAGCCGCCCGCTGTGCCGGTGATTCATAACTGGCATCAATCGGCAAAATTTAGTTGGTTGGATACAGAGGTAGATTGGCGTAAAAAAGCGCCCGAGTTAGACAGCCATACTCGTGTTCAATGGGATTGCGAAGCTTATCGCGATGTAAAATTCCGTCGCCGTATTTTGTGGCTGGATGACGCCATTATTGACCTCAGCAGTATCATTAATCCACATCAGCAAGAGTGGAGCTGGACACTGCATATTGACGGCATGGCAATGGAATCAGTCGGGGAAAGTACCACCTTCAGTAACAGTGGGCCGATGCAATATTTACATCAGGTTACCGCCCAACCACTTAATGGCGTGATTCAGTGCCACTATCAAACAGCAGCAGCACACCCATTATCACTTTGGCTCGCTGCGGATGCCACCCTATTCCAAGGGCTGGCACCAGCAAACCCGTCAGTGCGTGATATCAGTTATCTGGTTTTACGTCATCATCAACCCGAGTCACTGGTCACTTGCGTATTTGATATGAATAACCACGACCCACTGTTGGATGTTCAAGTGGACAATAATGGCGAGATATTATCCATCAAATTAACTCGTCAACAGCAGGTTATACAGGTAAAAATTCCCTTTACCGACAGTAACCTACCGCTATTCAGTTAA
- a CDS encoding alginate lyase family protein: MTPMKLYTLDVDCLAKAKAVLQQPFSPLQPALRRLLSEADALRDQPPESVTHKTLLPVSGDIHDYYSFGTYWWPNPRKPNGLPYVRRDGHTNPQSQNDDTDTQRIERMCDRCLTLGLAYYFTGNSRYAQVAAEQIRCWFLDAKTRMNPHLNYGQAIPGIVSGRGTGLIDTRLMWMVIDTIGLILPAKLLDTEDTAVLQQWFRDFNHWMFHSEVGHSEYVWHNNHGTWYDVQRAANAMFYGDRGLVSTIIRQGITQRLAAQIAQDGKQWMELERTVPFHYSLFNMEAHLLLCRYGEHVEIGRWEWVQDGRNVQQGIDYLLPFIAEPELWPYRDLRGIDYDSALRLLLQAARGYPQEAKRYQAVLATLPADTLTSRDRLMWQS, from the coding sequence ATGACGCCAATGAAATTGTACACGCTCGATGTGGATTGCCTTGCCAAAGCGAAAGCGGTATTGCAGCAGCCATTTTCACCATTACAACCGGCATTGCGCCGGTTATTAAGTGAAGCCGATGCATTGCGCGATCAACCGCCGGAAAGTGTGACACACAAAACGCTACTGCCCGTCAGTGGCGACATTCACGATTATTACAGTTTTGGCACTTACTGGTGGCCGAATCCGCGTAAGCCCAATGGATTGCCTTATGTGCGTCGCGATGGACATACCAATCCACAGAGCCAGAATGACGATACCGACACGCAGCGCATTGAACGGATGTGTGACCGCTGCCTAACCCTCGGACTGGCTTACTATTTTACCGGAAATAGCCGCTATGCTCAGGTGGCGGCAGAGCAGATCCGTTGTTGGTTTTTAGATGCCAAAACCCGGATGAACCCGCACTTGAATTATGGTCAGGCCATCCCCGGCATTGTTTCTGGCCGTGGGACGGGGTTAATCGATACCCGGCTGATGTGGATGGTGATTGATACTATTGGGTTGATATTGCCCGCCAAGCTACTGGATACCGAGGATACCGCGGTGTTGCAGCAGTGGTTCCGTGACTTTAACCACTGGATGTTTCACAGCGAAGTGGGCCATTCGGAATATGTCTGGCACAACAACCACGGCACCTGGTATGACGTGCAGCGCGCGGCAAATGCGATGTTCTATGGCGATCGTGGGCTGGTTTCCACCATTATTCGCCAGGGGATAACCCAACGGCTGGCGGCACAAATAGCGCAAGACGGTAAGCAATGGATGGAACTGGAGCGCACCGTGCCTTTCCATTATTCCTTATTCAATATGGAGGCGCATTTGCTGCTGTGCCGCTACGGCGAGCATGTAGAAATAGGCCGCTGGGAGTGGGTGCAGGACGGCCGTAATGTGCAGCAAGGCATTGATTATTTACTGCCTTTTATTGCTGAACCCGAATTGTGGCCTTACCGCGATTTGCGCGGCATTGATTATGACAGCGCATTGCGGCTGTTATTACAGGCGGCTCGGGGCTATCCACAAGAGGCCAAACGCTATCAGGCGGTGCTCGCCACTTTGCCAGCAGACACCCTGACATCACGCGACCGTCTGATGTGGCAAAGCTAA
- a CDS encoding carbohydrate ABC transporter permease, whose amino-acid sequence MKSKSWNSIGRWVIYGLLLVVFVGPYWGIIATAFSGAPVKPGELLAWPNQFSWDNFIFAWMDIGVWQYLLNSIVVVFFGTILQVSVSALAAYALARKKFVGVSLTSLIILSTMMLPEEVIAIPLYMIINWRLPVIDASLYNSYLGMILPVVGWAFSIFVLTEFMAAIPKELEEAARIDGASEWQIFFHVILPLVKPALGTVVTFGFIMIWDQYLLPLIVVNQDSLNTIPVILGTLRTDETITPNIFIAITLLAMLPSIIVYLGLQKHFNRGIMSGAVKG is encoded by the coding sequence ATGAAAAGTAAAAGTTGGAACAGTATCGGCCGCTGGGTAATTTATGGTCTGTTGCTGGTGGTTTTTGTCGGCCCATATTGGGGCATCATTGCCACCGCATTCAGCGGCGCACCGGTAAAACCGGGGGAGCTGCTGGCCTGGCCCAATCAATTCTCGTGGGATAACTTTATCTTTGCCTGGATGGATATCGGCGTCTGGCAATACCTGCTGAACTCCATCGTCGTGGTGTTCTTCGGCACCATTTTACAGGTGTCGGTCAGTGCTCTGGCGGCCTATGCGCTAGCCCGTAAAAAGTTTGTCGGGGTCTCGCTGACCAGCTTGATTATTCTGTCGACCATGATGCTGCCGGAAGAAGTTATCGCCATCCCGCTGTATATGATAATCAACTGGCGGCTGCCGGTGATTGATGCCTCGCTGTACAACAGCTATCTGGGCATGATCCTGCCGGTCGTGGGTTGGGCTTTCTCTATCTTCGTGCTGACCGAGTTTATGGCGGCTATCCCGAAAGAGCTGGAAGAGGCGGCGCGCATTGATGGTGCCAGTGAATGGCAAATATTCTTCCACGTCATCTTACCGCTGGTTAAACCGGCATTGGGCACCGTGGTGACTTTCGGCTTTATCATGATTTGGGACCAATACCTGTTGCCACTGATTGTGGTGAATCAGGACAGTTTGAACACTATTCCGGTGATCCTCGGCACATTACGCACTGACGAGACCATCACACCAAATATCTTTATTGCCATCACTCTGTTGGCGATGTTGCCAAGCATCATCGTGTATCTGGGTCTGCAAAAACATTTCAATCGCGGGATCATGTCTGGCGCGGTTAAAGGCTAG
- a CDS encoding ABC transporter ATP-binding protein, with protein MGSVVLKNVCKSYGDTHVIRDVSLEIPDGEFCVLVGPSGCGKSTLLRMIAGLEEISGGTVGINDKDVTDVEPKMRDIAMVFQSYALYPQMTVRENMGFALKMAKMSKADINKKVESTAELLGLQALLERLPKDLSGGQRQRVAMGRAIVRNPQVFLFDEPLSNLDAKLRTQVRGEIRELHQRLKTTSVYVTHDQIEAMTMGQMIVVLRDGRIEQVGSPLDLYDRPANLFVAGFIGSPEINQLKGTVVLNTGEQQQDGEFLLRLEDGSLLTLPAGLQVTDGQNVVYAIRPEQVNVVDETHHASALKATITAIENTGSDMQLFCSTGGGRFTSVFKQRLAVNAGETVYLQPKLAGIHIFDAATGVRVASQAA; from the coding sequence ATGGGATCGGTTGTACTTAAAAATGTCTGTAAATCTTACGGTGACACCCATGTGATCCGCGATGTATCGCTGGAAATCCCTGACGGTGAGTTCTGCGTGTTAGTTGGCCCGAGCGGCTGCGGAAAATCCACCTTACTGCGCATGATCGCCGGGCTGGAGGAGATCTCCGGCGGCACGGTGGGCATCAATGATAAAGACGTCACTGACGTTGAACCCAAGATGCGCGACATTGCCATGGTATTCCAAAGTTATGCTCTGTATCCGCAAATGACGGTGCGCGAGAACATGGGTTTTGCGCTGAAAATGGCCAAAATGTCCAAAGCGGATATCAATAAAAAAGTGGAATCCACGGCGGAATTACTGGGTTTACAAGCTTTGCTGGAGCGGCTCCCGAAAGATTTGTCCGGTGGTCAGCGCCAGCGAGTTGCCATGGGCCGTGCCATCGTGCGTAACCCACAAGTGTTTTTGTTCGACGAACCCTTGTCGAACCTGGATGCCAAATTGCGTACTCAGGTGCGTGGCGAGATCCGCGAATTACATCAGCGGCTAAAAACCACGTCGGTGTATGTCACTCATGATCAGATTGAAGCTATGACTATGGGGCAGATGATCGTGGTGTTGCGCGATGGGCGCATTGAGCAAGTCGGCTCGCCACTGGATCTTTACGATCGTCCCGCCAATCTATTTGTCGCCGGCTTTATCGGATCGCCGGAGATCAATCAGTTGAAAGGCACCGTAGTGCTCAATACTGGAGAGCAACAACAGGATGGAGAATTCTTGCTGCGGCTGGAAGACGGCTCTTTGCTGACATTGCCAGCCGGTTTGCAAGTGACTGATGGGCAAAATGTGGTGTATGCCATTCGTCCGGAGCAGGTCAATGTGGTGGATGAAACGCACCACGCCAGCGCACTGAAAGCAACCATTACCGCGATTGAAAATACCGGCTCGGATATGCAGCTATTTTGCAGCACTGGTGGGGGCCGCTTTACCTCGGTGTTCAAACAGCGTTTGGCGGTGAATGCAGGGGAGACCGTGTATTTGCAGCCTAAGCTGGCCGGTATCCACATTTTTGATGCCGCCACTGGCGTGCGGGTTGCCAGTCAGGCTGCATAA
- a CDS encoding alginate lyase family protein has product MKMLGKNNLLLAILLGSSPFIYAAESHPLLLKMNDINYSIDQIKQNNPLYEKSYKNLIAKADIALKAPLYSVMDKSLLAASGDKHDYYSFPPYWWPDPSKKDGMPYLRKDGETNPDANSDATDKKRMNSFSADVYYLALAYSFTGKPEYAEKARDLLVNWFVNPNTRMNPNLQYAQAIPGINEGRGIGLIDSRALVDVIDAVELIRPANVLNDADYQAIKLWYKDFYQWMTTSQNGFEEDNWHNNHGTYFDMQAASFALFSDQKAAAQKRLEITQLRRIPSHFDMQGRQNAELERTRPWHYSNFHLEAYNKLGRLGEVADKDIWNFSLDEHSLKKGYQYVAGFINTDQVWPYKDLDGVQDKKALVNMITAARAYPADTDFQQKAQYLIAQYPDAVEILLYPITQPLNTKK; this is encoded by the coding sequence ATGAAAATGTTGGGTAAAAATAACCTATTACTGGCTATTCTTCTTGGCTCCTCGCCATTTATTTACGCGGCAGAAAGCCACCCATTATTATTAAAGATGAATGATATAAACTATAGCATTGACCAAATTAAACAAAACAATCCGCTATATGAGAAATCCTATAAAAATCTGATAGCTAAAGCAGACATTGCCCTGAAAGCGCCGCTCTACTCTGTCATGGATAAAAGTCTGTTGGCCGCCAGTGGTGATAAACATGACTATTACAGCTTCCCGCCTTATTGGTGGCCGGACCCAAGTAAGAAAGACGGCATGCCTTATTTACGCAAAGACGGCGAAACGAATCCTGATGCCAATAGCGACGCGACTGATAAAAAACGCATGAACAGCTTCAGTGCCGATGTCTATTATCTGGCATTAGCTTACAGCTTTACCGGCAAGCCAGAGTATGCCGAAAAAGCGCGCGATTTATTGGTCAATTGGTTCGTCAACCCTAACACCCGAATGAACCCGAATCTACAATATGCTCAAGCTATTCCAGGCATCAATGAAGGCCGAGGTATTGGCTTGATAGATAGCCGGGCACTGGTAGACGTGATTGATGCGGTGGAATTGATAAGGCCCGCAAATGTCCTCAATGACGCCGACTATCAAGCGATCAAACTTTGGTACAAAGATTTTTATCAATGGATGACCACCAGCCAAAATGGTTTCGAAGAGGATAATTGGCATAATAACCACGGCACCTATTTTGATATGCAAGCCGCCTCTTTTGCGTTATTCAGCGACCAAAAAGCCGCCGCACAAAAACGCTTAGAAATCACGCAACTGCGCCGAATTCCGTCACATTTTGATATGCAAGGCCGCCAAAATGCAGAACTGGAACGCACCCGCCCATGGCATTACAGTAATTTCCATCTGGAAGCCTACAACAAGCTGGGCCGCCTGGGTGAAGTCGCCGATAAAGATATCTGGAACTTTAGCCTTGATGAACACAGTTTGAAAAAAGGCTATCAATATGTCGCGGGCTTTATCAATACCGACCAGGTTTGGCCGTACAAAGACTTGGACGGGGTACAAGATAAAAAAGCCTTGGTCAATATGATAACGGCCGCCCGCGCCTACCCGGCTGACACTGATTTCCAACAGAAAGCGCAATACCTGATTGCCCAATATCCGGATGCCGTTGAAATCCTGCTTTACCCAATAACACAGCCATTGAACACAAAAAAATAA
- a CDS encoding YhbP family protein, producing the protein MSDVNNPDDLISITRFLRQQHVLTLCAGSGMEMWCANCFYVFDEAQMALYLMTEKHTRHGELMQVNPQVVGTIATQPRTVALIKGIQYRGEITELTGDAEHLARQRYCRRFPVAKVASAPLWQLNLLEIKMTNNTLGFGKKLYWNTCP; encoded by the coding sequence ATGAGTGACGTGAATAACCCTGATGATCTGATCTCCATTACCCGCTTCCTGCGCCAGCAACATGTCCTGACGCTGTGCGCTGGCAGCGGTATGGAGATGTGGTGCGCCAACTGTTTTTATGTCTTTGATGAAGCCCAAATGGCGCTTTATCTGATGACAGAAAAACACACTCGCCACGGCGAGCTGATGCAGGTAAACCCGCAGGTTGTCGGAACCATTGCTACCCAACCGCGTACCGTGGCCTTGATAAAAGGCATTCAATATCGCGGCGAAATAACTGAATTAACGGGCGATGCCGAACACCTCGCTCGCCAGCGCTATTGCCGCCGTTTCCCAGTGGCTAAAGTCGCCTCCGCTCCCCTCTGGCAGCTCAATTTGCTGGAAATCAAGATGACCAATAATACCCTTGGTTTTGGCAAGAAATTGTATTGGAATACATGCCCTTAG